The following coding sequences are from one Myxococcales bacterium window:
- a CDS encoding VWA domain-containing protein: MNHGEGFRFGLAWAVLGLMGACASATPLPRTPALELLTEPEVFANAPPPEWPTVAPEDPTKASVEVSCGVAPLLPNGRLYTALSVRGRTMNGEVAPLNVGLVLDRSGSMRGRPFAAMLQAAEAFVAAFREGDKVSLVVFSDGVFEALPPLTIDASTRTEAITRIRALANGGGTWLSGGYLAGLSETFSAFSAWQVNQLVLFSDGQPTKGLAAPEALFRIAARAAEHGVGTTTIGFGPAHDELLMQGMADAGGGTYHFVGSPADIPAIFQREANAILRTAVRNTWVEIDVPSGLTVEDVIGWDYLVSGSKLYVFVGAVPHGEERYAVVKYLPEGGLRPGPVNTLVTYADVNRRGKFGVSCAPGIVAGGGRDTWVFTLAGRAEAAWGLAEAMGWADAGSDVYAISQLAHSRDVLAMMRAKLAPGALGAEDALLAEAQTRLGIGVAERATNSFLSGGVAGLVNFATKTAETTAASAVADKVDGNFAPLVRRGLPVTFYGRSGTRFSARGQRPFKLYAPEKSHTYKQARFDAYVMMRVRPR, from the coding sequence ATGAATCACGGGGAGGGATTTCGGTTTGGGTTGGCGTGGGCCGTGCTGGGATTGATGGGCGCGTGCGCTTCCGCAACCCCTTTACCCCGCACACCTGCTCTCGAGCTGTTGACGGAGCCGGAGGTATTCGCAAACGCGCCCCCGCCGGAATGGCCCACGGTGGCGCCGGAGGATCCCACGAAGGCGTCGGTGGAGGTGTCCTGCGGCGTGGCCCCTCTGTTGCCGAATGGGCGCCTCTACACCGCCCTCAGCGTGCGCGGCAGGACGATGAACGGGGAGGTGGCACCGCTCAACGTGGGCCTCGTGCTCGACCGCTCGGGCTCGATGCGCGGCCGGCCCTTCGCCGCCATGTTGCAGGCGGCCGAGGCCTTCGTCGCGGCGTTCCGCGAGGGTGACAAAGTTTCGCTGGTCGTGTTCTCCGACGGCGTATTCGAGGCGTTGCCTCCTTTGACGATCGACGCCTCCACGAGGACCGAAGCCATCACCCGGATCCGCGCCCTGGCCAACGGCGGGGGCACTTGGCTTTCAGGAGGATATTTGGCGGGCCTCTCGGAGACGTTCTCTGCGTTTTCGGCGTGGCAAGTCAACCAGCTGGTGTTGTTCTCGGACGGCCAGCCCACGAAGGGCCTTGCAGCACCCGAGGCCTTGTTCCGCATCGCTGCGCGGGCGGCCGAGCATGGCGTGGGCACCACCACCATTGGGTTTGGCCCTGCCCACGACGAACTCCTCATGCAGGGCATGGCCGACGCGGGCGGCGGCACCTATCACTTCGTGGGATCGCCTGCGGACATTCCCGCCATTTTTCAGCGCGAGGCGAACGCCATCTTGCGAACCGCCGTACGAAACACCTGGGTCGAGATCGACGTGCCGTCGGGGCTCACGGTGGAAGATGTGATCGGCTGGGACTACCTGGTGAGCGGGTCGAAGCTTTACGTCTTCGTGGGCGCCGTGCCTCATGGGGAAGAGCGCTACGCGGTCGTCAAGTACCTGCCCGAAGGCGGCTTGCGCCCCGGGCCGGTGAACACGCTCGTGACGTACGCCGATGTGAACCGTCGGGGGAAGTTTGGTGTGAGCTGCGCGCCCGGCATCGTCGCGGGCGGGGGACGCGACACGTGGGTCTTCACGCTGGCAGGCCGTGCCGAGGCGGCCTGGGGATTGGCCGAAGCCATGGGCTGGGCCGACGCCGGCAGCGACGTCTATGCGATCTCCCAGCTGGCTCATTCTCGCGATGTGCTGGCGATGATGCGGGCCAAGCTTGCCCCCGGGGCACTCGGCGCGGAGGACGCGCTGCTTGCCGAGGCGCAGACGCGGCTCGGGATCGGCGTGGCCGAACGAGCGACCAACTCATTTCTCTCGGGGGGCGTTGCGGGCCTGGTGAACTTCGCCACGAAGACCGCGGAGACGACAGCCGCATCCGCGGTGGCCGACAAAGTCGACGGAAACTTCGCCCCGCTGGTGCGGCGAGGTCTGCCGGTGACGTTCTACGGTCGCTCGGGCACGCGCTTCAGCGCGCGCGGGCAAAGGCCCTTCAAGCTCTACGCCCCCGAGAAGAGCCACACCTACAAGCAGGCCCGGTTCGACGCCTACGTGATGATGCGCGTGCGCCCACGCTGA
- a CDS encoding DUF2007 domain-containing protein: MEEPEHKRFVTVLRTNDPLRGRFLAAALKQAGLPVQHPGLEHASMLPGFRILDIDLRVPLERAEEARQLIEALEPPVDVVDPMPALDARSGLPYRQAPQRVAFRVPTDRSSLLCGAGLTLAMAVVMMLRPLGLVPVSLIMLGFPIIGYVMGGSFLALTCSGPRCGGRLLRAAEQCPHCGARIVGDIRRHTHHATALEAHLSRDAQDDARQLETNQR, from the coding sequence ATGGAAGAGCCAGAGCACAAGCGTTTCGTCACCGTCCTGCGAACTAACGATCCGCTGCGCGGGCGCTTCCTTGCCGCCGCCCTCAAGCAGGCAGGCCTTCCCGTTCAGCACCCGGGGCTCGAACATGCGTCCATGCTTCCGGGGTTCCGCATCCTCGACATCGACCTGCGGGTGCCTCTCGAGCGGGCCGAAGAGGCGCGCCAGCTCATCGAGGCGCTAGAGCCTCCTGTCGACGTGGTCGACCCCATGCCCGCCCTGGACGCGCGCAGCGGGTTGCCTTACCGCCAGGCCCCCCAGCGGGTCGCCTTCAGGGTGCCCACCGATCGCTCGAGCCTGCTGTGTGGCGCAGGGCTGACGCTGGCGATGGCCGTGGTGATGATGTTGAGGCCGCTTGGCTTGGTGCCCGTCTCGCTCATCATGTTGGGCTTCCCGATCATCGGCTACGTGATGGGAGGCTCCTTCCTGGCGCTCACCTGCTCGGGGCCTCGCTGTGGCGGGCGCTTGCTTCGCGCGGCCGAACAGTGTCCCCACTGCGGGGCACGTATCGTGGGCGACATTCGCCGCCACACCCATCACGCCACGGCGCTCGAGGCTCATCTGAGTCGTGACGCCCAAGACGACGCGCGCCAGCTCGAGACGAACCAACGCTGA
- a CDS encoding rhomboid family intramembrane serine protease, translating into MIPISDDNPTLRTPVVTWALLAMLALVWVFVQGAGLDANALAASVCNLGLVPGELTRAAEVGFGVPIAEGMACVVDREPINVLTPVTSMFLHGSWMHLLGNGLFLWVFGNNVEDSMGRLRFVAFYLLCGLAAAAAQIAVNPASPVPMVGASGAIAGVLGAYLVLYPRVRVNILFIFFIFIRIIPLPAYLVLLWWIGFQLLAGLPQLNSMKSEISGGVAVWAHIGGFAAGVLMVKLFENRRSVKERRRQRAALHPLRP; encoded by the coding sequence ATGATTCCGATCAGCGACGACAACCCGACGCTTCGCACGCCGGTGGTGACCTGGGCGTTGCTGGCGATGCTGGCCCTGGTGTGGGTGTTCGTGCAAGGGGCTGGACTTGATGCCAATGCCCTGGCGGCATCGGTCTGCAACCTCGGCCTCGTGCCGGGCGAGCTGACCCGGGCGGCCGAGGTGGGGTTCGGCGTTCCCATTGCCGAGGGCATGGCCTGCGTCGTGGATCGCGAGCCCATCAACGTGCTGACGCCCGTGACGTCGATGTTCCTGCACGGCAGCTGGATGCACTTGCTGGGAAACGGTCTTTTCCTTTGGGTCTTTGGCAACAACGTCGAAGACAGCATGGGGCGCTTGCGCTTCGTGGCGTTTTACCTGCTGTGCGGGCTTGCGGCAGCGGCGGCGCAGATCGCCGTCAATCCGGCCTCCCCCGTTCCCATGGTGGGCGCCTCGGGGGCGATCGCGGGCGTGCTGGGCGCCTACCTCGTGCTTTACCCCCGCGTCCGGGTCAACATCCTCTTCATCTTCTTTATCTTCATTCGCATCATTCCCCTTCCCGCCTATCTGGTGTTGCTTTGGTGGATCGGCTTTCAGCTGCTTGCGGGACTGCCCCAGCTCAACAGCATGAAGTCCGAGATCTCGGGGGGCGTGGCGGTGTGGGCGCACATCGGCGGGTTCGCCGCGGGGGTGCTGATGGTGAAGCTGTTCGAGAACCGCCGCAGCGTCAAAGAACGCAGGCGTCAGCGAGCCGCCCTGCACCCTCTGCGCCCGTGA
- a CDS encoding cupin domain-containing protein yields the protein MSRIDELIALLKLAPHPERGYFAETHRTPVQVQSPTHPGPRAASTAIYFLLGEDQGATYLHRLRSDEVFHLYEGGPLDVLMLGPDDDGQVRRLGRDLRAGERPQLVIPAGTWFGTALPPGVSHCLFGCTVAPGFAFEDFELATGPDLAARYPRYRELITRMSR from the coding sequence GTGAGCCGCATCGACGAACTCATTGCCTTGTTGAAGCTCGCGCCGCATCCCGAGCGGGGATACTTCGCAGAAACCCATCGGACGCCCGTGCAGGTCCAGTCTCCCACGCACCCGGGGCCACGGGCTGCCAGCACCGCCATCTATTTCCTGCTCGGCGAGGACCAGGGGGCCACGTACCTTCACCGCTTGCGCTCGGACGAGGTCTTCCACCTCTACGAAGGAGGTCCGCTCGACGTGCTCATGCTGGGGCCGGACGACGACGGGCAGGTGCGGCGCCTCGGCCGCGACCTCCGAGCCGGTGAGCGTCCCCAGCTCGTCATCCCCGCCGGCACCTGGTTCGGCACCGCGCTGCCCCCGGGCGTGTCCCACTGCCTCTTCGGATGCACGGTGGCTCCCGGCTTCGCGTTCGAGGACTTCGAGCTGGCCACGGGCCCAGACTTGGCGGCTCGCTACCCCCGGTATCGCGAGCTCATCACCCGCATGAGCCGGTGA
- a CDS encoding glycosyltransferase family 39 protein yields MSAAPSKTAPLREERWSGARRWPVALFLALGTVLWLLATEGGQGIGRDEAQYMRAGERYWGWFAELADNARAGQVGQSFSQASIDRYWSDNAPDHPVIMKVLYGASWRLFHGVEDPDGAGLHPVPATSAEGTFPLFSRPSTAFRLPAILCAGVLAALVFIFATQFIGLLPAAGAAVLAIAQPHYFFHAPLSCFDAPITTMAVAVAFAYWKSLRSPRWGLAAGVLFGLSLGIKHNAWLMPIFLVAHYLWMRRRDLLRLRLPPIPLAFVAMLVLGPPIFLAHWPWLWPSPVQRTRTYVLRHLEHEHYNFEYLGRNWNNPPKDADLKLLRSTFPVVSTAYTMPVTTLALAGVGALVLVRRRRRQARADEGGAATDDEQPPTLAKERFDAEAVSSWLRPGRDVDRAPGAFFLFQILGPLSVLAVPAAPIFGGVKHYMPAYPFIAMVAGMGLAFIGARMALVARANRWSPLVPLTLPAVVFVGCLPAIAETQRSHPDGLSHYNLLAGGFAGGASRGMNRQFWGYSVLPMLDWMAAQAPARHNTYWHDVLHDSLHMYIRDGRLPPGLGNTGVGEDAIRRSDLGIIVHERHMTLYEGVFWESYGTTRPAYVRTREGVPLVTAYRRPGAP; encoded by the coding sequence ATGAGCGCGGCTCCCTCGAAGACCGCGCCCCTGCGCGAGGAGCGGTGGTCGGGGGCGCGGCGCTGGCCCGTGGCCCTCTTTCTCGCGCTCGGTACCGTACTGTGGTTGCTCGCCACCGAGGGCGGCCAGGGCATCGGGCGTGATGAGGCCCAGTACATGCGCGCCGGTGAACGCTACTGGGGCTGGTTTGCAGAGCTTGCCGACAACGCCCGGGCGGGGCAGGTGGGTCAATCCTTCTCGCAGGCGTCGATCGATCGGTACTGGAGCGACAACGCCCCCGATCACCCCGTCATCATGAAGGTGCTTTACGGCGCTTCCTGGCGCCTCTTTCACGGCGTGGAAGACCCGGACGGGGCAGGGCTTCATCCTGTGCCCGCCACCTCGGCCGAAGGCACGTTCCCGCTGTTTTCACGTCCGTCGACCGCGTTTCGCTTGCCCGCGATCCTGTGTGCCGGGGTGCTTGCGGCGTTGGTGTTCATCTTCGCCACGCAGTTCATCGGGCTGCTGCCGGCCGCGGGTGCGGCGGTGCTGGCCATCGCGCAGCCGCACTACTTTTTTCACGCGCCCCTGTCTTGTTTCGACGCCCCCATCACCACGATGGCCGTCGCGGTGGCGTTTGCGTACTGGAAGTCGCTGCGTTCGCCACGATGGGGACTTGCGGCAGGGGTCTTGTTTGGCCTGTCGCTCGGCATCAAACACAACGCATGGTTGATGCCGATCTTTTTGGTCGCGCACTATCTGTGGATGCGCCGGCGCGACCTGCTTCGTCTGCGCTTGCCGCCCATCCCGCTTGCCTTCGTGGCGATGCTGGTCCTGGGGCCGCCTATTTTCCTCGCGCACTGGCCGTGGCTGTGGCCAAGCCCCGTGCAGCGGACCCGCACCTATGTGCTGCGGCACCTCGAGCACGAGCACTACAACTTCGAGTACCTCGGCCGCAATTGGAACAACCCGCCGAAGGACGCGGATCTCAAGCTGTTGCGTTCCACCTTCCCTGTCGTCTCGACGGCCTACACGATGCCCGTGACCACTCTGGCTCTCGCCGGGGTGGGGGCTCTGGTGCTGGTGCGGCGGCGCCGTCGTCAAGCCCGCGCCGACGAAGGAGGCGCCGCGACCGATGACGAGCAGCCACCCACGCTCGCCAAAGAGCGCTTCGATGCCGAGGCCGTTTCCTCCTGGCTTCGCCCCGGCCGCGACGTCGACCGGGCGCCGGGCGCCTTCTTCCTGTTCCAGATCTTGGGCCCGCTGAGTGTGTTGGCCGTACCCGCCGCGCCCATCTTCGGCGGCGTGAAGCACTACATGCCCGCCTATCCCTTCATCGCCATGGTGGCCGGCATGGGCCTGGCCTTCATCGGCGCGCGCATGGCCCTGGTCGCCCGGGCGAACCGTTGGTCCCCGCTCGTGCCCCTCACCTTGCCGGCGGTCGTGTTCGTGGGGTGTTTGCCCGCGATCGCCGAAACTCAGCGCTCACACCCTGACGGCCTCAGTCACTACAATCTCCTTGCCGGCGGCTTCGCCGGGGGGGCGAGCCGTGGCATGAACCGGCAGTTCTGGGGCTACTCCGTGTTGCCCATGCTCGACTGGATGGCGGCGCAGGCGCCCGCACGCCACAACACCTACTGGCACGACGTTTTGCACGATTCGCTGCACATGTACATTCGCGATGGCCGTTTGCCGCCTGGTCTCGGAAATACGGGAGTCGGTGAGGACGCGATTCGCCGCTCCGATCTCGGCATCATCGTGCATGAACGCCACATGACCCTGTACGAAGGTGTGTTCTGGGAGTCCTACGGCACCACTCGTCCTGCCTACGTGCGCACGCGCGAAGGCGTTCCCCTCGTCACCGCTTACCGGCGCCCCGGCGCCCCCTGA
- a CDS encoding protein kinase, whose protein sequence is MAYEGEAPEDLSDTDGSPPSATRSTPPPSMIGQTVARNFRITSLIGAGAMGDVYRAQQLSLGKDVALKLLRRELLIDETLRRRFELEAKNASSLNHPNCIQIIDFGRDGDLLFIAMEFLDGQDLSQRIEAQWPFPLERTIHIFDQVLAALEEAHEHGIVHRDLKPANVMLVSRRGDPDFVKVCDFGIAKSDASVASWAEGLTMKGLICGTPEYMSPEQARGEKLDGRSDLYAAGVLLYQMLTREVPFKSTSPVALLSMHLSEPPQPPTMRKPGIDVPPRLEALVLSALEKDPARRPQSAAAFRESLRDAVSDVLAYVPVIGTGPRSSGVHTAGPSGVMLASSSGRGTISQPTTDKVALASGGRKGLWLGVGALAVAGAALAWPVLMPSTGPTPSKETFMPAPGGGDPDVSNEASHKVAPASRTSPGTEAPAAAFVLPTAPPTAAPEERPRLVEPPNGEGPVRRRKPKVSMPVGDVVGSGVPPLPGPQPSQAAVHAPVAAVAEAPRLPLWELSLSEGQRLLGKGQTNEACAKGEEARRLEPSAAAPYKFLGKCYMRAGNTARATDNYRKYLEMAPNAPDAAFIKSIVR, encoded by the coding sequence ATGGCATACGAAGGTGAGGCGCCCGAAGACCTGTCTGATACCGACGGTTCGCCGCCTTCGGCTACCCGGTCGACGCCTCCGCCCTCGATGATCGGACAAACCGTCGCCAGGAACTTCAGAATCACCAGTCTGATCGGTGCCGGCGCCATGGGTGATGTTTACCGAGCCCAGCAGCTCTCACTCGGTAAGGACGTTGCGCTCAAACTGTTGCGGCGCGAGCTGCTCATCGACGAAACGCTCCGTCGGCGCTTCGAGCTGGAAGCCAAGAACGCCTCATCTCTCAATCATCCCAACTGCATTCAGATCATCGACTTTGGCCGCGACGGAGATCTCCTCTTCATCGCAATGGAATTCCTTGATGGCCAGGATTTGAGTCAGCGCATCGAGGCGCAGTGGCCGTTTCCCCTAGAGCGCACGATCCACATCTTCGATCAGGTGCTTGCTGCCCTCGAGGAGGCTCACGAACATGGGATCGTTCATCGAGACCTGAAGCCTGCCAACGTCATGCTCGTGAGTCGCCGCGGCGACCCTGATTTCGTCAAAGTCTGCGACTTCGGAATTGCGAAATCCGACGCCTCCGTGGCTTCTTGGGCAGAGGGCCTGACCATGAAGGGGCTCATTTGTGGAACGCCCGAGTACATGTCGCCCGAGCAAGCACGCGGCGAAAAGTTGGATGGACGTTCCGACCTTTATGCTGCGGGCGTCTTGCTCTACCAGATGCTGACGCGGGAGGTGCCCTTCAAGTCGACGTCACCTGTGGCTCTGCTCAGTATGCACTTGAGTGAGCCGCCCCAACCGCCCACGATGCGAAAGCCTGGCATCGATGTTCCTCCGCGGCTCGAGGCCCTGGTGCTTTCGGCTCTCGAGAAGGATCCCGCGCGTCGCCCCCAATCGGCCGCAGCATTCAGGGAGTCCTTACGGGACGCGGTCTCAGATGTGCTTGCCTACGTGCCGGTCATTGGCACGGGGCCCCGCTCCTCCGGGGTTCACACGGCCGGGCCGTCGGGGGTGATGCTGGCCTCGTCATCAGGTCGGGGGACGATCAGTCAGCCTACGACGGACAAGGTCGCGCTCGCCTCGGGGGGACGCAAGGGACTCTGGCTCGGTGTGGGCGCACTTGCCGTGGCGGGCGCCGCACTGGCCTGGCCTGTACTGATGCCGAGTACGGGGCCGACACCCTCGAAGGAGACCTTCATGCCCGCTCCGGGCGGCGGGGACCCCGATGTGTCCAACGAGGCCTCCCACAAAGTTGCGCCCGCCTCGCGCACGTCGCCCGGTACCGAGGCGCCGGCTGCCGCATTTGTGCTCCCCACGGCCCCGCCCACGGCCGCCCCCGAAGAGCGGCCACGACTGGTCGAACCCCCTAACGGAGAGGGGCCTGTTAGGCGTCGCAAGCCAAAGGTTTCGATGCCCGTCGGCGACGTGGTGGGCTCGGGCGTTCCTCCTCTTCCTGGACCGCAACCGTCGCAGGCCGCTGTCCATGCTCCCGTGGCCGCAGTGGCCGAGGCGCCTCGCCTGCCTCTTTGGGAGCTGTCACTCAGTGAGGGCCAGAGGCTGCTCGGCAAGGGACAAACCAACGAGGCTTGTGCCAAGGGAGAAGAGGCTCGACGTCTCGAGCCCAGCGCGGCGGCCCCCTACAAGTTTCTGGGCAAGTGTTACATGCGTGCAGGCAACACTGCGCGTGCGACCGACAACTATCGCAAGTACCTAGAAATGGCGCCGAATGCCCCGGACGCCGCCTTCATCAAGAGCATCGTCAGATAA